The segment AGAGTCTTGGACTATGAGATTGATtcaaatccatgtctcatgtccatatgatatcttgtagaacgaagtAATAGCTGATCACTTATCTTTGGGAAAATCTTTGATTTGAATCAGAGTTTGGTAGTGGCTTTAGAAAAGCACACGTTGTTGTTTAGTTTAAGGTTTATACTAGCAATTTTAGCTATAGACTTATACAAGTGGGAGACCAATGGGTTAACATGTTTatgccaataactaaattggtatattcttgtagTTAGAAGCAAAGtcatttttgggttgccctcataactaaaCTTTATAAGAATTACAATTAGAAAGACAGAGGATATGTTTATTTAttcattatatgattaataaattgtaataaattatttgttaatatattatgattaatatattaattggaaatacaTAATTTCTTTGTTAataaattatgtgattaataaaatattatgagATCAATTATTAAATGATTGATTCAttaatttatatgataaataaattaatgtgaaatAAGGTAGAATTAATCTGAAATTAATTcaggattaattggaattaatcctcaaagaacatcttagtgcaattgtatgaatAAGAAGACGAATCAAACATTGTTGGAAATGGTTCAATCATAGATGAGTTCTAATCAAGTTTTAGATCCAtgctctagtaactacaaatcatATCTTGAAACTCAATTCAAACTAAGAAGGATATGGACACCTCGTATGTGGAATATGGAATACTTtccttactctagcacatttaaAATTGGAGTTTTGATGTTTTTCGTTAATCGTGAAACAAAAGATAAACTGAGATCAATTCTATGAGGTGTTTTCTTGTCGGGAATCCTcacgaacttttgaatatttgtattagCTCGACAAtgaatgttccttgagagaaagCGCATAGGTAAAGAAGTTAGTGGGAGTCATATTGATCTTGAGTGCATATAAGAGTCAACCGATAGtgaaccttttagttatcactagcatgcGAACTGAGGTTTAAAACCTGTTGTGTTTAATTGACATACTCTAATTTCTATGCACTTTCACTGGTGTTggaaatgcttatgagttctataaTCTTCATTTAAGTATAAAAGGAAAAGTACGTTAGTTAGTAAAAGTATGTTGGTCAATATGGGTGAGCTACTAACAAAatggaagcactggtaggcccgCGAGCTGCCAGAAGGCAAGAAATTAGAATAGAAAAGTTTAGTCCATGAAGGAAACTAAATCTGAATTTGTTTTGTCCTAAACCCTGTCTTGTGACAGTAGGTTGGAAACaatagattcacatggataggaatgtatgcaccataaaatctaagtggtaaAGGTTTCTCTCTAAATCATTAAAATTATTATGAGGAAATACTCTCACTAATAGAATTTGAAGACCTGATCTATATGGTTGTTGGTTATGTAAATTACATTCTCAAATTCATATGATttcgacgtccctcttcatatttcaaattatgaggaatggcaaggaattgtttgaactttCAAGGGATATATCTATCTGTCTTTAAAGGTtttaaacatacacacacatacctTATCCAACGAAGATGTACAAGCTTAAGAAGTCTAGCTAGAGACTTATCGAAACATCGTGTAACATAAATTTGCACCACCTTAAGAAAATCAacgagtattgatttctagaagtccagttaaTTTATGGGTACAATGCAAGGCTAGTGGGATCATAATTGTTATTATGTTACTACATATTGACAAtacttgaatttgagactttgttATAATGGAATTGTTCTGAATAACAAGTTCTAGTGGAACATTATGTAATATTGTACGCTCAGTCTCAATGACTTTAGAGACTCGACACCACAAGAGACAATGCATTTAAAGATGAAATTCCACTATATCTTAAATAATGATAAGAATTTAGAATTATGAAATGGGCATCATTGGAATAGTGTCGAGTGGAtctattcacaaaggaaggaccatagagaggcataatatgcatgttcataacatagGCATGTCTGATGTTATCTGAtccaagtggttagttgattactcaaaacattatgcaatgaataaattcataatttctatggtgattaataataattattatttatattcaataagtTTGAAACCAtagttattaattaatttattattgtgtttcactttgcatgtttactTCCCTgagtaattttaatattattcaaaattctatattcgctcatacttttggaactaagtagtgatttaagattgtcatgagttgATTGTAGATTGTCAATTGAGGTTAAGACCTTGCAATTGGAATTGCTACAATATTCAAGAGTACTTTGAAAATgaagattttaagtattggataaatccATGCTTATTGATTACTTCATGGActttatcatgagtaattctaagacgataataccTACTATACTTAAGCGAAGATATATAGTTTGTAGTTTACAAATTAGTTGTGCATTGGTTTACCCAAACGCATCTTGTAACTGGGTGTTATAAAGACTAtttccatgcatgatttggttaGTAAAATTTATGGCTATATATTCAAAGcaattcgttcctttttccttaCCAAGAAAAGTGATATCATTGATCACCTTGATGATTTGTTTCCGACATCTGAAGTGCTTGCCCGAGCCCAGATGAACTTGATGCGATCAGTTAGAAGTCTGAATTCAGTCATCATCAATCGGGAAAATCGAGAAACAGAATCATGGAATATGAGATTAAGTTTCATCTATGTTTCATGTCCATACAATATCTTGTATAACGTAGGAATaactgatcacttatcttaggaccatcgtttgatttgaattagagttcgacagtggctttggaaagcaaaCTTTGTTGTTTAGTTCAAGTtttatacttgcaactatagctatagacttatccaagtgggagacttttggattaagatatctaagtcaataactaaattggtatattgatgtagttataaccaaagtcATTTTTGGGTTTCTCTCATAACTAGAACTATGTAAGAATgacatttagagagagaaagagagagagagagagaaagatgatatctttatttgtttattatatgattaaacaattgtaataaatgatttattaatatattatgattaaTACCTTAATTAGAAAtagataattaattttttaatttattatgtgattaataaaataatatgagatCAATTGTTAGTTGATCGATtcattaatttatatgattaataaattaatgtttcATAATTGGCATTGAGGTCGAAGACGACGTGAATTGAAGGAATGATTTGAGGAGTATTGTGTAGTGGAGGTGCTAGATTTATTGGAGTTTTACCTTGAGGGATTGTGATTCACATTGAGGGCCAACAAAGGAGAAGCAGGAGAAGTAGATGGAATGGAAATAGTTTGTCGGAGGTTCTCCTGTTCTAATCGATCGTCTTCTTGAATAAGTAAGCTAAGCATGTTTTCAATAGAAGTAAGGTCGTCATTTATCATAAATATGGTAGTAAACGAGTCGTAAGAGGAGTCAATCCCGTTGAGAATGTGACCAATCAGCTAGGCCTTCCGTTGAAATGGGATTGAGATCGTCATCCAATGAGTCAGCAATTGCACATTTCTTTTTAACATATTCGATCAGAGATAACGAGTCATTGGACAAAGTTTGTAGTTGAGTTTTCAGAGACATTCATTTTGTTTTGGTTTGCGATTGAAAGGCATTTATAATATCCGTCCAAGCAAGATGAAAGGAAGTGAAGCGAGCAATAATAACTAGAGCTCTTTCTAAAAGGGTGGATTTCAAAAACGCAAGCAAATAACGATCACGCTTCTTCCATTACAGGTAATCAAGATTAGGTTCAACTGTAGGTTTTGCCTCTTCATGTTCAATGATAAGATTTTTAGGAGGGGGTTTGGGGTCGATAACAAAGGACTCCAAATCGAATGTTTCTAAGGCTGATATGATCATGGTACGCCACAAACAATAGTTTGTAGTCTCAAGCTTGATACTTATTGAGGGGATCTGAAAAGAGGAATTTGTAGCAAGCCCAAAGATGTGCTGATTGTTCTCCATGGAAAAGCAACGAAgatgagaaaaaaaaatcaatagagCTTTGATACAATaaagactttaaaaataaatgaagTGAAATTGTATTAAATTAATTGATTTTACAGTGCATACATCAAAGCTATAAATAGAATAAAATATACAACCAAACTGCTAAGTATTAGCTATATATCTTTAACCATGAGTAGGTCTTACTTACGTTGAATTGAAACGTTAAGAAGAAGTCCTAGACACGTGTTTGCAACCGTGTTTGGACACAAAGGTTTAGTCAGCTTTATTAGAAGtcataaatgattttaaatataaataattgaAAACATATTTTTGTCTAAACACAAATAGAGTGTGATAGATTAACTAAGAAAGCCAGAGATAGTGAAAAAGACTTATAAACGTAAAATGTAGAAATCAAGTTTAAGGGAATATTATCTTTTTCTCCTTCCTCTCTCGTGTTTTGTTCTTTTGCCTCCTATAAACTCTAGTAGGATGAAGCTCCGATGATAGGGATTAGTGGTAGTGGTTAGAGGCATCTGTTTGTACCTATTGTCCATAGCTTGCACCATTTTAACAATAGTTTCTTCAAGAAAACACTAAGCCATGTTTGAATAACATCTAATCTCGACAATCAGTGATTTGGTGTATATAGGAACTTGAATCATAGAAGATATATCGGGGAGAAAGTAAGAGCAACAATGACTGGTCAGAGGAGTTCAAGGAGATGAACAATAGAGGTTAGGGAGGAACAATGGATTGTGATAAAGGGGTTGATGGGTGATTTTATAATGTTTATAAACTGATTTTCTAGATTTAAAGGTTATTAAAGACTTTAAttactaattaccataattaaccATAACTTAGAATACTAATCTACGATTCTTGATTAAATTAAGGATTCAGAGCTTTCTAATTTTTGATTGGTTCCTACTTCTACACAATAGATGTTGAGAACATATggacgtctctctctctctctataaatatatacatatatatatatatatatatatatacatatatatatatatatatagggctaggttaaagTGTTTTTTACAATTATTATGTgagctagaatgcaccaataggaatttagtaaaattgtattattatttaattaaataatgatagatattaaatggtttccataattatatgtatattaaatgatatccataattataattttctctttatggaaattaattaaattcgtcattaatgtcagcaataacattctttcataatgaattcgtatctaggtttttatgtcaTCAATAACATTATTTTAAGACTCTCACTTAGAATAGagtcttattattttatatatgaattcattctaaaggaatattattattgatattaatgacgaattaaattagtttccataaaaaaattatacatttggatatcatttaatatacatttaaagtTTACTCAAtttttattggtgcattctagcacacaatagatgtgagaaacatttgaacctatctctctctctctctctctctctctctttatatatatatatatatatatatatatatatatatatatatatatatatatatatactagacgaATGCctgcgcgttgcgcagaagcatctatatagctgaaatctttacaaatatatatattttttaaatataacaataatgttgttgttaaatttgatataataatttgtatactaagttgatatagtatattgattattttgaattatatgataatatatacatctattaaaaccgcgtaatctcaatcttttgaatgacctctacttGCGGATTACtcgtgaataaaattaaatataatatatggtttaatattatttatagtttttgttattgttaattcattCTTAAAATTTgtttgcttaacgttttaatttcttttagtgtaattatttaaaacatcaaacaattttttttatattttaaagataacactataatcatttatatagatttATATTTAACTATTGTTACTGTAAGTTATTTCAAGTTActtatttcaaaacttttaacgattgtaaaaatatatttttagaaaatattttagtgaattgatattacaattaagtttttgcatttaacactacaatttatcacttttcaatgttcacaaaatattctttgggttttttaagtggaactgaaatttatattgaagttgaccatgtaatgttatatttaaattaacaatttaagtattttgtccatatAGTTTAAAAGTTGTATCTTTAAACTGATAATAGTTTATGTACAACAACAtgattaaatctaataaattaagtataatatgttaaaagttaaagagataactttatatgtagaagtaaaaatattattttaatattgaaatttagtttattttttattttactttaggtttgatatttatttatccttattaaccaatttataatcatgATTAGAAaggcactacaatttatcactttcaactatttacaaaatattctttgggttgtttaagttgaactaaattttatatttaagttgatcctctaaggttatatttaaattaacaatttaagtattttatacagaTCGATCAAAAGTTGttgttttaaaatgataatggtttacatacaacatattaaacctaataaattaagtataatttgttaaaaattaaaaacaaactttataagtagaagaaaatatatttctttaatattgaaatttagtttatatatgattacactttaggtttgatatttatttaaccttattaaccaacttataataattattagaaagatatTGAAAATTCAATGGAGTTTTAATTGAATAtggtgaaaagaaaaaaatacatgagagtttcaaatgaatatggttcaagaaaaaatacaatctttatatatatatatatatatatatatatatatatatatatatatatatatatatatatatatatatatatatatatctaccctaataaatgaaaatgactttgccacatgtcatcttctcattcatttggacacatgacattttctataaattttaaacttttctattttccacttgtcattttattgtatttttgattttattaaattaaaatccacatttaatatataaggtaatatatatgtaaggtatttattagaaaataatttatatatgtaatgtatctaatgcattaaaatctcattaattttaataattcaaaaaatttcttacttttcttataaatttcaagttttcaaattgttaaaattttatatttaattttttttaaataaacccatgtaatacatgggtctcacacctagtatatatatatatatatatatatatatatatatatatatatatatatatatatatatatatatatatatatatatatatatatatatatatatatatatatagatattccAATGTGTAAAAAGGTTATCCAAAATGATATGGTTTAAGTAAAAGTTGCTATCTGAAACCCTACTAATCAAATGAAACTTCATtattaattcaaataattaacatcctttatttgtatttataaattatattgttaattttctaatatattatacttaacttGAATATGTTTTATATGTGAATCATTGTGATTTTAATGTTAATGTTGGTAAGTGATTATTCTAAAACCACATCAAATCGAATATCCACTTCTTTAATTACAAATATCATTAATGCATGTAGAATTTTTTGTACCAACATATGCCTAACTATCCATTGATAGATTTATTACAGAAGCAGGTGTAATTGTGTGTATGATTAATTTTATATGTGATCCAAACCAGCATGGATCTTTCCTTTAGTGTTTATGAAAGAGGAAAAGGAAAGAGGGCGGAAATGCAAAATCCACTCATCATCAACCCTGAGAAGATGTGCACTACAAATTGGACAGTGGGGCAGAATATTGGGAAATTTTCATCTTTTCTGGTCTCAATTTGACATCTTCAATTTTCAAGTTAATCCTTTCTACAACTCGAATAAATCTTTAGGAGTTGATGATGAATCTGAGTACAGATTTGTTTCCTTTCGAAATAAAATTTTACGTTTATTTcccttccaaaaaaaaaaaaaaaaaacaatcaccACATCTTAAATTATATTAATAATGGGTGCACTTAATTCTGGGTATTTTTGGGATGGGTCAATGTTACATGCAGTTGTAAcaattatatataaaaacattGATATAGGTTACAATGTTTTTTATTTGTGGTTTAACGACTTGTTTGAGTTTTTAGTTATGGTTCTCGTTCCATATCACGTGAATCCTCTGGTAAATGATAGTAAAGCGAACTTCGCTACATAGAGAATCCAAAAAGGAAAAGATAAGACTAAAACTGTATTATAGTTGTTAGACGTATTGTTGTTTATGATATCTGGTTTTGTATGTATTATTTGTGTGGCCCATTGTATAGCCCTTTTAGTCATATATTGTAATTATATTGGTGGAAATCTAATGTACTGTTTATCGGAAATAATCATTAATTAAAAATACTCTTTGGAACGAACCCTTTTCTAACAAGAGACTTACAATTGTGTTTGAATGAATAGTTTGCATTAGACGTCATATCCAACAAACTCGTACGTACATACCGAAGTTCCCGCCTCTAGCTAGCTGATCGAGGTTGTTAGACCATTGTGTTCGAAGTCGAGGTTTTATTGGATGTTTATGATGTAAATGTATGTTAACCTCAAAGGTAATAAATGAATTGTgaagattttagggttttagatcttTGTCTTGTACGTAATCGGAGATGTCGAAGTTGGTCTTTACAATTTCTATCATCAGATTCAATAATATCGTGAGTGATGAAAGATACCGCTTCTTGTATTTTTACAAATCAAATGAAAAATCCGGTGTATTAAAAAAAGGTTTGAAGCAGCCTGAAGGCATAAAAAATGCATTGATAATATATACGATATATAATTTTAGTTGACCTACTTAATCTATGTAGTTTAATAAGTCATTAATCTAAACTCCCGAATCCCGATACTATAAAGAATTACATTTCTTTATCCATCCTCTTACCTAATTTACTTATCGTGTTCCATcttctttttcaaaaatctttcgCTGTCTAATTTATGGGATTAGATTTGTAACTGCATTAAAAGTAATATTTTCGTgactttaaaaaattaattaatattgatgCTAGTTAGTATACACGAAGCAATCCTCGCAGTTCAATAAAAACGTGTGTGCGAAGCTCTAATTTGCAAtagcatgcatgcactatattaGCGTACGTTTTGAAATTCACTTCCTGTCTGATCTTAAAATTTCGTATTGAATTATTTGCTTCTTTTTTTTTTGGTGGTTTAATTACACAATAACTTGAGCTTAGTCTCTTTATTCTTCTCTTGCATTTGCAAcaataaaatctatttagtgTTGTGTTAATCCATAACATAAAGATGAGGATTCACAATGCATGGAGAAACACACACGGCCCCCCTTAATTGATAAATTAAACTATATTTGTTTTCACAGAGATATTGGGGAGAGATTAAGTGGAGCAAAGTGATTTTGCTTTTGGGCATTATCGATCGAAGTGCGAGCTTACATGGATAATTTCTCTATTTCCTTGCGTCGATTTATGTCTAACGCTTAAGAAAATAAATCTTTTCCGATTTTATCTTGACAGATTTATCTTTTCGGAAGATCTGTTTTCTTAAAGTCGTACTGTATACCAGATTAATTTAAATCGATCCAtttactatataaagaacctcataaaaatataaaacaagaCATTCCTTTGACTTGTCTATTAAGTATAGAATACGTAGCTAGAGCTTTCTAATCAAGTTCAAAAATGTTTCAACCTCAATCGAAATTGGATGTTGTCATTGAATCTCCAACCAGCAAACACCAAGAACACGCAGTGAAGCCATATAATATTGAGAATCAAGAAAAAACGCAAAAGAAGGCATCAGTCATAGCGAACATTAATGCCAGCTATTTCAGGATTTGCATATCCCTTGCTGGTCAAGCTTTACTTTGGAAAACCCTTAGTGAAGACACAAACATGGGACCAACCTTTCGTAACTTGTTCTTGAAGTTGCCATCGACTGCATTTTTCTTGCTTTGGTGTCTTTCCCTATGCGTGTTGGTGTCTCTCTCTATCCTCTATGTTTTGAGGTGCATTTTCTACTTCAACATGGTGAAAGCCGAGTTCCATCACCATGTAGGAGTAAATTACCTATTTGCACCGTGGATATCATGGCTCCTGTTACTTCTATCAGCTCCATCATTCATTTTACGCCACAAATACTCTTGTGAGTATTTATGGTGGCTGCTTATCATTCCAGTGGTAGGTCTTGATGTAAAGGTATATGGGCAATGGTTTACGACTGAAAAGAGGTTTTTGTCAATGGTGGCTAATCCAACAAGTCAACTATCGGTAATAGGGAATTTCATAGGAGCCCATGCAGCCATTAAAATGGGGTGGAGAGAAAGTGGCACTTTCCTGTTTACATTGGGACTCactcattatatgattgtttTTATCACCCTTTATCAGCGTCTGTCTGGCAGTAATCACATCCCCTCCAAGCTCAGACCTGTTTTCTTCCTCTTTG is part of the Lactuca sativa cultivar Salinas chromosome 7, Lsat_Salinas_v11, whole genome shotgun sequence genome and harbors:
- the LOC111890910 gene encoding S-type anion channel SLAH1 is translated as MFQPQSKLDVVIESPTSKHQEHAVKPYNIENQEKTQKKASVIANINASYFRICISLAGQALLWKTLSEDTNMGPTFRNLFLKLPSTAFFLLWCLSLCVLVSLSILYVLRCIFYFNMVKAEFHHHVGVNYLFAPWISWLLLLLSAPSFILRHKYSCEYLWWLLIIPVVGLDVKVYGQWFTTEKRFLSMVANPTSQLSVIGNFIGAHAAIKMGWRESGTFLFTLGLTHYMIVFITLYQRLSGSNHIPSKLRPVFFLFVAAPSMAALAWKSIKGSFDIQCKMLFFLSLFLFTSLASRPMLFKKSMKEFSVAWWAFSFPLTFLALAATAYAQQVKSLTANGLAVVLSTISVLVFLILLVFSTLKIDSLLHKPILKFSNDSMSYNLN